A DNA window from Mesorhizobium sp. C432A contains the following coding sequences:
- a CDS encoding precorrin-8X methylmutase, with amino-acid sequence MAAYDYIHDGNAIYERSFAIIRAEADLSRFSEAEADVAIRMIHACGQVEASSHFVFSSDFVAAARSALAAGAPIFCDAEMVSHGVTRARLPAGNEVICTLRDPRTHDIAKEIGNTRSAAAIDLWGERMAGSVVAIGNAPTALFYLLEKLRDGAPKPAAIIGMPVGFVGAAESKDALAENSYGVPYAIVRGRLGGSAMTAAALNSLARPGL; translated from the coding sequence ATGGCCGCCTACGACTACATCCATGACGGCAACGCGATCTATGAACGTTCCTTCGCCATCATCCGCGCCGAGGCCGACCTGTCCCGGTTCTCCGAGGCGGAAGCCGACGTCGCCATCCGCATGATCCATGCCTGCGGCCAGGTCGAAGCATCAAGTCATTTTGTTTTCTCCAGCGATTTCGTCGCCGCCGCCCGCAGCGCCTTGGCGGCCGGCGCGCCGATCTTCTGCGATGCCGAAATGGTCTCGCATGGCGTCACCCGCGCCCGGCTGCCGGCCGGCAATGAGGTGATCTGCACCTTGCGCGACCCGCGCACGCACGACATTGCCAAGGAGATCGGCAACACCCGCTCGGCGGCGGCAATCGATCTGTGGGGCGAGCGTATGGCCGGTTCGGTGGTCGCCATAGGCAATGCGCCGACGGCACTGTTCTATCTCCTGGAAAAGTTGCGCGACGGCGCGCCGAAGCCGGCAGCCATCATCGGCATGCCGGTCGGCTTCGTCGGTGCCGCCGAATCCAAGGATGCGCTGGCCGAGAATTCCTATGGCGTACCCTACGCCATCGTGCGCGGCAGGCTTGGCGGCAGCGCCATGACCGCAGCCGCGCTCAATTCGCTGGCGAGGCCTGGCCTGTGA
- a CDS encoding cobalt-precorrin-6A reductase, with protein MKKILILGGTIEARQLAEKLVEDFRVTLSLAGRTESPVAQGVPVRSGGFGGADGLAAYLREAGIDLLIDATHPYAARISANAAQAAQMTGVPILALRRPGWEPVDGDRWTQADTTGDAVHALGPAPRRIFLALGRQEVAAFEAAPQHHYLIRSVDPVEPKLAVPDAAYLPARGPFREADERALLEEHRIDVVVSKNSGGEATYGKIAAARALGIEVVMVRRPFLPEVPSTETVDELAALVDKFWVDHLLDPVAERGV; from the coding sequence ATGAAGAAGATTCTGATCCTTGGCGGCACGATAGAAGCGCGCCAATTGGCCGAAAAACTGGTGGAAGATTTCCGTGTCACCTTGTCGCTGGCCGGCCGCACCGAAAGCCCGGTCGCGCAAGGCGTGCCGGTGCGCAGCGGCGGATTTGGCGGCGCCGACGGGCTGGCCGCCTATCTCAGGGAGGCGGGCATCGACCTGCTGATCGACGCCACGCATCCCTATGCCGCGCGAATTTCCGCCAATGCGGCGCAAGCCGCGCAAATGACCGGCGTGCCGATCCTTGCTTTGCGCCGCCCTGGCTGGGAGCCTGTCGATGGCGACCGCTGGACGCAGGCCGATACGACAGGCGATGCGGTGCACGCGCTTGGACCGGCGCCGCGCCGTATCTTCCTGGCGCTTGGTCGCCAAGAGGTCGCGGCTTTCGAGGCGGCGCCGCAGCATCACTACCTCATCCGCAGCGTCGATCCGGTCGAGCCGAAACTGGCGGTGCCGGATGCGGCCTACCTTCCGGCGCGCGGGCCATTCCGCGAGGCGGATGAACGCGCACTGCTCGAGGAGCACCGCATCGATGTCGTCGTATCCAAGAACAGCGGCGGCGAGGCCACCTACGGCAAGATCGCCGCGGCGCGGGCGCTCGGTATCGAGGTGGTGATGGTGCGCAGGCCCTTCCTGCCGGAGGTGCCTTCGACCGAGACCGTCGATGAACTCGCCGCTCTTGTTGATAAATTTTGGGTCGATCATTTGCTCGACCCCGTCGCGGAGCGCGGCGTGTAG
- a CDS encoding precorrin-2 C(20)-methyltransferase yields MNAAVKEDLAKGRLVGVGTGPGDPELLTLKAARVLAEADVVAYFAKRGNNSNARAIVEARFRPDMLELPLLYPVTTEIDKDHDDYRSQITDFYEESAEKVAEHLEAGRMVAVLSEGDPLFYGSYMHLHVRLAHRFPTEVIPGVTAMSGCWSQTGVPIVQGDDVLTVLPGTMSEFELTRRLADTDAAVIMKVGRNLPKIRRALEATGKLARAVYVERGTMAGSITMKLADKPDDKAPYFAIVLVAGWSGRPGVMGAKP; encoded by the coding sequence GTGAACGCAGCCGTCAAAGAAGATCTGGCAAAAGGCCGTCTTGTCGGCGTCGGCACGGGGCCTGGCGACCCCGAGCTGCTGACGCTGAAGGCCGCGCGCGTCCTGGCCGAGGCCGATGTAGTCGCCTACTTCGCCAAGCGCGGCAACAACAGCAACGCGCGCGCCATCGTCGAGGCGCGCTTCCGGCCGGATATGCTGGAACTGCCGCTGCTCTACCCCGTCACCACCGAGATCGACAAGGATCACGACGACTACCGTTCGCAGATCACCGATTTCTACGAGGAGTCGGCCGAGAAGGTCGCCGAACACCTCGAAGCCGGCCGCATGGTCGCCGTGCTCTCCGAAGGCGACCCGCTGTTCTACGGCTCCTACATGCACCTGCATGTCCGCCTCGCCCATCGCTTCCCGACCGAAGTCATCCCCGGCGTCACCGCCATGTCGGGCTGCTGGTCGCAGACCGGCGTGCCGATCGTCCAGGGCGACGATGTGCTGACGGTTTTGCCCGGCACGATGAGCGAATTCGAACTGACACGCCGTCTCGCCGACACCGATGCCGCCGTCATCATGAAGGTCGGCCGCAACCTGCCCAAGATCAGGCGGGCGCTGGAGGCCACCGGCAAGCTCGCCCGCGCCGTCTATGTCGAGCGCGGCACCATGGCCGGCAGCATCACGATGAAGCTTGCCGACAAGCCGGACGACAAGGCGCCCTATTTCGCCATCGTGCTGGTTGCCGGCTGGTCCGGCCGGCCTGGCGTCATGGGAGCCAAGCCATGA
- the cobN gene encoding cobaltochelatase subunit CobN produces the protein MHILTTTSASLDDLAEPVDLGQTPADIVALSFTDSDLAGLAAAWKADAARLPSMRLAALRDLRHPMSVDLWIDSVARHAKVILVRILGGYDWWRYGCDQLAATARANGIKLALLPGESHDEDLRLIEASTLPREDLDVLLGYFREGGPENMAALMQRLAGLAGQDAAAAEPVSVPKAGYYEPGRGVVGKLDFADVGVPSHPPLSCRTSPPQGGRSAGADLGTFSAQPIIDSSATSPIGESVDESTISPLAGEMSGRTEGGGRELGADNINSPIIPILFYRSMLLAADVAPIDALFDALRQRGMRPVPIFVSSLKDPTSLAFVGTALATLKPTAIITATAFASGAEPGVETLFDRAGVPVFQVIVATTRRDVWDNNQRGLAPADLAMHVVLPELDGRILAGAISFKGESETDPALGHRAFANRPEPDRVAQVADRLAAFTRLQQTPRATRKLAILIPDYPSAPGRTGYAVGLDVPSSVLAMLHDLKEQGYRVDGIPETPRALLDALERSDGGLGLDEYLDFSKDLPAEALAAVEAAWGAPSRSPLWGGSVRDIREADGAKRGGGSGAPPPPGPAGHPPHKGEGKSGFPFRAATFGNITVALAPDRGRSADRRADYHDPTLPPRHDLLAFGLWLRKSLRIHALIHVGAHGTLEWLPGKTVALSQNCFPEIATGSLPVIYPFIVSNPGEAAQAKRRIAAVTLGHLPPPLAAAGLDEGQHKLERLVDEYAQADGLDRRRRDRLAKLIVDTAQKTGFASEAGVAGTDAPDEALRRIDAWLCDLKDFAIKDGLHIYGRAPDDEPDAMRRQSAEAEKAALLAALDGRHVKAGPAGAPARGRSDVLPTGRNLFTSDPRTLPTPTAYDLGRSAAEEVVRGYMQSHGDWPRSLVIDLWGSASLRTGGEEIAQGLALMGCRPQWDSATGRITGIEVLPPATLGRPRVDLTWRISGLFRDMFPTQIALIDAAANAVAARDEDDSENPLAARTRADGKIGPRIFGTSPGTYGAGVEDLLSSGDWAAREEIGRAYLDATSHAYGGAKSEGIASPGAFETRVAEADLLVHTGDDPGRDILEGSADVAFIGGFSAALAALGRNADVIVLDTTDPQKPKPRSVGEAVSRVVRARAVNARFIAAQMRHGPRGASEFAETVDRLISFAETTHAISGALIEAVHDAYVGDPDVRAFILRENPAAAKVIAERFLSARRRGLWHPLRNSVDDDLAALIAEAEALGVAA, from the coding sequence ATGCATATACTCACCACCACATCCGCCTCGCTCGACGATCTCGCCGAGCCCGTCGATCTCGGGCAGACGCCGGCGGATATCGTGGCGCTGTCCTTCACCGACAGCGACCTCGCCGGCCTCGCGGCGGCGTGGAAGGCCGATGCCGCCCGCCTGCCGTCGATGCGGCTGGCGGCGCTGCGCGACCTGCGCCATCCCATGTCCGTGGACCTCTGGATCGACAGCGTCGCCCGCCACGCCAAGGTGATTTTGGTGCGCATCCTCGGCGGCTACGACTGGTGGCGCTATGGCTGCGACCAGCTTGCCGCGACTGCCCGTGCGAACGGCATCAAGCTGGCGCTGCTGCCGGGCGAGAGCCACGACGAGGATCTCAGGCTGATCGAAGCCTCGACGCTGCCGCGCGAGGATCTGGACGTCCTGCTTGGTTATTTCCGCGAGGGCGGACCGGAGAATATGGCAGCACTGATGCAGCGGCTGGCGGGGTTGGCTGGGCAGGATGCGGCGGCGGCTGAGCCGGTCAGCGTGCCGAAAGCTGGTTACTACGAGCCTGGCCGCGGCGTCGTTGGCAAGTTGGATTTTGCCGATGTCGGCGTTCCTTCACACCCCCCTCTGTCCTGCCGGACATCTCCCCCGCAAGGGGGGAGATCAGCCGGCGCGGACCTCGGCACTTTTTCTGCCCAGCCGATAATAGATTCCTCTGCAACATCCCCGATTGGCGAAAGCGTCGATGAGAGCACAATCTCCCCCCTTGCGGGGGAGATGTCCGGCAGGACAGAGGGGGGTGGGCGGGAACTCGGCGCAGACAACATCAACTCTCCCATCATCCCCATCCTCTTCTACCGCTCGATGCTGCTGGCCGCCGATGTCGCGCCAATCGATGCCCTCTTTGATGCACTCCGCCAGCGCGGCATGAGACCGGTCCCGATCTTCGTCTCCAGCCTCAAAGACCCGACCTCCCTGGCCTTCGTCGGAACCGCGCTGGCCACGCTCAAGCCCACCGCCATCATCACCGCAACCGCCTTCGCTTCCGGCGCCGAACCCGGCGTCGAAACGCTCTTCGACCGCGCCGGCGTGCCTGTCTTCCAGGTCATCGTCGCCACCACCCGCCGCGACGTCTGGGACAACAACCAGCGCGGCCTGGCGCCCGCCGACCTCGCCATGCATGTCGTGCTGCCCGAACTCGACGGCCGCATCCTCGCCGGCGCGATTTCCTTCAAGGGCGAGAGCGAGACCGACCCGGCGCTCGGCCACCGCGCCTTCGCCAACCGCCCGGAACCGGATCGCGTGGCGCAAGTGGCGGACAGGCTAGCGGCGTTCACACGGTTGCAGCAGACGCCCCGCGCGACGCGTAAGTTGGCGATCCTCATTCCGGACTATCCGAGCGCGCCCGGCCGCACTGGCTATGCAGTGGGCCTGGATGTGCCGTCCAGCGTGCTGGCCATGCTGCATGACCTGAAGGAGCAGGGCTATCGCGTTGACGGGATTCCAGAAACGCCGCGTGCGCTGCTGGACGCGTTGGAGCGGAGCGATGGTGGGCTGGGGCTGGATGAGTATCTGGACTTCTCAAAGGATTTGCCGGCTGAGGCACTGGCTGCAGTCGAGGCGGCATGGGGTGCTCCTTCACGCTCCCCCTTGTGGGGAGGGTCGGTTCGCGACATTCGCGAAGCGGATGGCGCGAAACGGGGTGGGGGTAGCGGTGCACCACCCCCACCCGGCCCTGCGGGCCACCCTCCCCACAAGGGGGAGGGTAAGAGCGGCTTCCCCTTCCGCGCCGCCACCTTCGGCAACATCACTGTCGCTCTCGCCCCCGACCGTGGCCGCTCGGCCGACCGGCGCGCCGATTACCACGACCCGACGCTGCCGCCGCGCCACGATCTGCTGGCCTTCGGCCTGTGGCTGCGCAAATCGCTCCGCATCCATGCTCTCATCCATGTCGGCGCCCATGGCACGCTGGAATGGCTGCCCGGCAAGACGGTTGCGCTCTCACAAAACTGCTTCCCCGAGATCGCCACCGGCTCGCTGCCCGTCATCTATCCCTTCATCGTCTCCAATCCCGGCGAGGCGGCGCAAGCCAAGCGGCGCATAGCAGCCGTCACGCTTGGCCATCTGCCGCCACCACTGGCAGCTGCTGGCCTAGACGAAGGGCAGCACAAGCTCGAACGCCTCGTCGACGAATATGCCCAGGCCGACGGCCTCGACCGCCGCCGCCGCGATCGTCTGGCCAAGCTGATCGTCGACACGGCGCAAAAGACCGGCTTCGCCTCCGAAGCCGGCGTCGCCGGAACCGATGCGCCCGACGAGGCGCTGCGCCGCATCGACGCCTGGCTCTGCGACCTCAAGGATTTCGCCATCAAGGACGGCCTGCATATTTACGGCCGCGCGCCAGACGACGAACCCGACGCCATGCGCCGGCAAAGCGCCGAAGCCGAGAAGGCCGCGCTGCTGGCGGCGCTCGACGGCCGCCACGTCAAGGCCGGCCCGGCCGGGGCGCCTGCGCGTGGCCGCTCCGACGTGCTGCCCACCGGCCGCAATCTCTTCACCTCCGATCCGCGCACCCTGCCGACGCCGACCGCCTATGATCTGGGCCGATCGGCAGCGGAAGAAGTCGTGCGCGGCTACATGCAATCGCATGGCGACTGGCCGCGCTCGCTGGTCATCGACCTCTGGGGCTCGGCCTCGCTGCGCACTGGCGGCGAGGAGATCGCGCAAGGCCTGGCGCTGATGGGCTGCCGGCCGCAATGGGACAGTGCCACCGGCCGCATCACCGGCATCGAAGTGCTGCCGCCGGCCACGCTCGGTCGCCCGCGCGTCGACCTCACCTGGCGCATTTCGGGCCTGTTCCGCGACATGTTCCCGACCCAGATCGCGCTGATCGACGCCGCTGCCAACGCCGTTGCCGCGCGCGACGAGGACGATTCGGAAAACCCGCTCGCCGCCAGAACCCGTGCCGATGGCAAGATCGGCCCGCGCATCTTCGGCACCTCGCCCGGCACCTACGGTGCCGGCGTCGAGGACCTGCTGTCCAGTGGCGACTGGGCCGCGCGCGAAGAGATCGGCCGCGCCTATCTCGATGCGACGTCGCATGCCTATGGCGGCGCCAAGAGCGAAGGCATCGCTTCCCCCGGTGCCTTCGAGACCCGCGTCGCCGAGGCCGATCTTCTCGTCCACACCGGTGACGACCCCGGCCGCGATATACTTGAAGGCTCCGCCGACGTCGCTTTCATCGGCGGTTTTTCGGCGGCGCTGGCGGCACTGGGCCGCAATGCCGACGTGATCGTGCTCGACACCACGGATCCGCAGAAGCCCAAGCCGCGCTCGGTCGGCGAGGCTGTGTCGCGCGTGGTGCGCGCCCGCGCCGTTAATGCGCGCTTTATAGCCGCCCAGATGCGGCATGGTCCGCGCGGCGCTTCCGAGTTTGCCGAAACCGTCGACCGCCTCATCAGCTTTGCCGAAACCACGCACGCCATTTCGGGCGCGTTGATCGAGGCCGTGCATGACGCCTATGTCGGCGATCCCGATGTCCGCGCCTTCATCCTGCGTGAAAATCCGGCCGCTGCCAAAGTCATCGCCGAGCGCTTCCTGTCGGCGCGCCGGCGCGGTCTCTGGCATCCCTTGCGCAACTCGGTCGACGACGATCTCGCGGCGCTGATCGCCGAGGCCGAGGCGCTCGGGGTCGCGGCATGA
- the cobW gene encoding cobalamin biosynthesis protein CobW, with translation MNASNPAANLSRVPCTVVTGFLGAGKTTLVRHLLENAGGKRIAIIVNEFGDIGIDGEILKGCGIDTCPEENIVELANGCICCTVADDFVPALDKILALTPKVDHILIETSGLALPKPLVQAFQWPSVKSRVTVDGVIAVVDGPALAEGRVANDMDALQAQRAQDETLDHDDPVEEVFEDQIACADLIILSKSDLMDAPGSARANAIINEHSARAVKIVPTAHGKVDPSVLLGLGLAVEDDIENRKSHHDGAFDHEHDDFDTFIVDIPSIANPDDLAKRVATAAEQENVLRVKGFVDVGGKPMRLLLQAVGPRVNHYYDRAWAAEDDRRSRLVVIGLKGLNRPAIERILAG, from the coding sequence ATGAACGCTTCAAACCCGGCCGCCAACCTCTCCCGTGTTCCCTGCACTGTCGTTACAGGCTTCCTCGGCGCCGGCAAGACGACGCTGGTCCGCCATCTCCTGGAAAATGCCGGCGGCAAGCGCATCGCCATCATCGTCAACGAGTTCGGCGACATCGGCATCGACGGGGAAATCCTGAAAGGCTGCGGCATCGACACCTGCCCCGAGGAAAACATCGTCGAACTGGCCAATGGCTGCATCTGCTGTACAGTCGCCGACGATTTCGTGCCCGCCCTCGACAAGATCCTCGCGCTGACACCGAAGGTTGACCACATCCTGATCGAGACCTCGGGCCTGGCTCTGCCCAAGCCGCTGGTCCAGGCGTTCCAGTGGCCGAGCGTGAAGAGCCGGGTAACCGTCGACGGTGTCATCGCCGTGGTAGACGGCCCGGCGCTGGCCGAAGGCCGCGTCGCCAACGACATGGACGCTTTGCAGGCACAGCGCGCTCAGGACGAGACGCTCGACCATGACGATCCTGTCGAAGAAGTGTTCGAGGACCAGATCGCCTGCGCCGATTTGATCATCCTGTCGAAGAGCGATCTGATGGACGCCCCCGGTTCGGCCCGCGCCAACGCCATCATCAATGAACATTCCGCCCGCGCGGTAAAAATCGTGCCGACTGCGCATGGCAAGGTCGACCCGTCGGTGCTGCTTGGCCTCGGTCTCGCCGTCGAAGACGACATCGAGAACCGCAAGTCGCATCACGACGGCGCTTTCGATCATGAGCATGACGATTTCGACACCTTCATCGTCGACATCCCCTCGATCGCCAATCCCGACGACCTGGCCAAGCGCGTCGCCACCGCCGCCGAACAGGAAAACGTGTTGCGTGTAAAAGGCTTCGTCGATGTCGGCGGCAAGCCGATGCGGCTTTTGCTGCAGGCCGTCGGCCCGCGCGTCAATCATTACTATGACCGCGCCTGGGCGGCTGAGGACGACCGCCGCTCGCGTCTTGTCGTCATTGGCCTGAAAGGACTGAACCGCCCGGCGATCGAGCGTATACTCGCCGGCTGA
- a CDS encoding precorrin-3B C(17)-methyltransferase, with product MSGRLTVIGLGPGNADQVTPQASRAVAEAKFFYGYKPYLDRLDLRPDQTRVASDNREELARSKDALVKAAEGHDVAVVSGGDPGVFAMAAAVCEAIEAGPAEWRAVDVAVVPGITAMLAVAARIGAPLGHDFCAISLSDNLKPWELIELRLLAAAGAGFVIALYNPISKARPWQLGRAFECLRAILPGTTPVIFGRAAGRPDERIEVFLLADVDAQKADMATCIIIGSPETRIIKRGDKPALVYTPRSATGSSK from the coding sequence ATGAGCGGCCGCCTAACCGTCATCGGCCTTGGGCCCGGCAATGCCGATCAAGTGACGCCGCAAGCCAGCCGCGCCGTCGCCGAGGCAAAGTTCTTCTATGGCTACAAGCCGTATCTCGACCGGCTTGATCTTCGCCCGGACCAGACCCGCGTCGCCTCGGACAATCGCGAGGAACTCGCCCGCTCCAAGGACGCGCTGGTCAAGGCCGCCGAGGGCCATGACGTCGCCGTCGTTTCCGGCGGCGATCCCGGCGTCTTTGCCATGGCCGCCGCGGTCTGTGAGGCGATCGAGGCCGGTCCGGCCGAGTGGCGCGCGGTCGATGTCGCCGTCGTGCCGGGCATCACTGCGATGCTGGCTGTCGCCGCCCGCATCGGCGCCCCGCTCGGCCATGATTTCTGCGCCATCTCGCTATCCGACAATCTCAAACCGTGGGAGCTGATCGAACTGCGCCTGCTCGCTGCCGCCGGCGCCGGCTTCGTCATCGCGCTCTACAATCCGATCAGCAAGGCGCGCCCTTGGCAGCTCGGCCGTGCCTTCGAATGCCTGCGCGCCATCCTGCCCGGCACCACGCCGGTCATCTTCGGCCGCGCCGCCGGCCGCCCGGACGAGCGCATCGAGGTCTTTTTGCTGGCCGATGTCGACGCGCAAAAGGCCGACATGGCGACCTGCATCATCATCGGTTCGCCGGAAACACGGATCATCAAGCGCGGCGACAAACCGGCGCTGGTCTACACGCCGCGCTCCGCGACGGGGTCGAGCAAATGA
- a CDS encoding DUF6348 family protein, whose amino-acid sequence MASDKVLDMIHGALIAHGIDAVRRDRDVMLQSKQLRFEAEVFETSSDRLVLEIYIFSPLLDVQPVIESFAGFGDTREQELNQAFEKFLRGVFHVAIEGLADHVCENMQAEIELWQRSSASWKIWRKDARWKIYSGPVISQATTELCSLTPGYPAFYAKLEKLFTASVPPEAILSGPFWQA is encoded by the coding sequence ATGGCATCGGACAAAGTGCTCGACATGATCCATGGCGCCCTCATTGCGCATGGAATAGATGCAGTCCGCAGAGATAGGGACGTCATGCTCCAATCGAAGCAGCTTCGGTTTGAGGCTGAGGTGTTCGAGACGAGTTCTGACCGGCTGGTCCTGGAAATCTACATTTTTTCTCCGCTGCTTGATGTTCAGCCGGTCATTGAATCCTTTGCTGGCTTCGGCGACACGCGCGAACAGGAACTGAACCAGGCGTTTGAAAAGTTTCTCCGTGGTGTTTTCCATGTGGCCATTGAGGGACTGGCCGATCACGTCTGCGAGAACATGCAGGCCGAAATAGAGCTTTGGCAGCGAAGCAGCGCCAGTTGGAAGATCTGGCGAAAAGATGCCCGCTGGAAAATCTATAGCGGCCCGGTCATTTCCCAGGCCACAACCGAGCTATGCTCGCTGACACCAGGCTATCCAGCATTCTATGCCAAGCTGGAAAAGCTGTTCACAGCTTCGGTACCCCCGGAAGCCATTTTGTCCGGACCTTTCTGGCAGGCTTGA
- a CDS encoding DUF6348 family protein → MLADTRLSSILCQAGKAVHSFGTPGSHFVRTFLAGLKGTLISAEVLLDNAVWHEGQNLAVGHDWDYSDGYQAIRQVILALPEAGT, encoded by the coding sequence ATGCTCGCTGACACCAGGCTATCCAGCATTCTATGCCAAGCTGGAAAAGCTGTTCACAGCTTCGGTACCCCCGGAAGCCATTTTGTCCGGACCTTTCTGGCAGGCTTGAAGGGCACGCTGATTAGTGCCGAAGTCCTTCTGGACAACGCGGTTTGGCATGAGGGACAGAATCTGGCTGTCGGTCATGACTGGGACTATAGCGATGGCTATCAAGCTATCCGACAGGTCATCCTGGCACTGCCGGAAGCCGGGACATGA
- the cobG gene encoding precorrin-3B synthase produces MNAFSRRGACPTLSAPMQTGDGLLVRLNPVAGGLSPKSLIGLCESALKRGNGIMEVTARGSLQIRGLTAESAVLLAAEVDALGIAVRTGVPVETGPLAGIDPREIADPRSLAERVRAAVEEAGLTPRLGPKVSVVVDGGGQLTMDGVTADVRLKAVRVGAGIQWLVSVAGDGQNAKPLATVDADAARDIALAVLRMVAEKGREAHARDLSERQLASLASWHSVAPPSVLPDISPSRGEISRVAGGSPLSTLKIGEIAHEDAISPLEGEMSGRTEGGVRRPIGLFPLSNDTTALGIALPFGSMPAEKLIALAQSALSLGTAEIRLAPGRALLFLGQPSSANHPLRATAAALGFVTTAADPRTRIAACPGTPACASGQIATRDIAETIAAEMTDSLDFTLHISSCAKGCAHPGPAALTLVGGENGAGLVVNATAKALPAGYRPGYDAARGIVRVAAMVRSARYPGETAAACLTRLGPAAIAKAYRQTEQRK; encoded by the coding sequence ATGAACGCCTTCTCGCGCCGCGGCGCCTGTCCGACTCTCTCGGCGCCGATGCAGACCGGCGATGGCCTGCTGGTGCGGCTCAACCCGGTTGCTGGAGGGCTTTCCCCCAAGTCGCTGATCGGACTCTGCGAATCCGCCTTGAAGCGCGGCAACGGCATCATGGAAGTGACCGCGCGCGGCAGCCTGCAGATACGCGGGCTGACGGCGGAAAGTGCGGTGCTGTTGGCGGCGGAGGTCGATGCACTGGGGATTGCAGTGCGTACCGGCGTGCCGGTCGAGACCGGGCCGCTGGCTGGCATCGATCCGCGGGAGATTGCCGATCCGCGATCTTTGGCTGAGCGGGTCAGGGCTGCGGTCGAGGAAGCTGGGCTGACGCCAAGGCTAGGGCCGAAGGTTTCGGTGGTTGTCGATGGCGGCGGGCAGTTGACGATGGATGGGGTGACGGCTGATGTCAGGCTGAAGGCGGTGCGGGTGGGCGCAGGAATTCAGTGGCTGGTGTCTGTCGCGGGTGATGGACAGAATGCGAAGCCGCTCGCGACGGTCGACGCGGATGCCGCACGCGACATTGCCCTTGCAGTGCTTCGGATGGTTGCCGAAAAGGGCCGTGAGGCGCATGCAAGGGATCTGTCGGAGAGGCAATTGGCCTCTCTCGCAAGCTGGCACTCCGTCGCGCCCCCCTCTGTCCTGCCGGACATCTCCCCCTCAAGGGGGGAGATCAGCAGGGTCGCCGGCGGCTCTCCACTTTCGACGCTGAAAATTGGCGAAATCGCCCACGAAGACGCAATCTCCCCCCTTGAGGGGGAGATGTCCGGCAGGACAGAGGGGGGTGTTCGCCGGCCTATCGGTCTTTTCCCCTTATCCAACGACACCACCGCTCTCGGCATAGCCCTCCCCTTCGGCAGCATGCCGGCCGAAAAACTCATCGCCCTCGCCCAAAGCGCCCTGTCCCTCGGCACCGCCGAAATCCGCCTCGCCCCCGGCCGCGCCTTGCTGTTCCTCGGCCAACCGTCGTCCGCAAACCACCCCCTGCGAGCCACCGCCGCCGCCCTCGGCTTCGTCACCACCGCCGCCGACCCGCGCACCCGCATCGCCGCCTGCCCCGGCACTCCTGCCTGCGCATCCGGACAAATCGCCACGCGCGACATCGCCGAGACAATCGCCGCCGAAATGACCGATAGTCTCGACTTCACACTGCACATTTCCAGCTGCGCCAAGGGCTGCGCGCACCCCGGTCCGGCGGCGCTGACATTGGTCGGCGGCGAAAACGGAGCCGGACTTGTCGTGAACGCGACGGCAAAGGCCCTTCCTGCGGGCTACAGGCCGGGCTATGACGCCGCGCGCGGCATCGTTCGCGTCGCAGCGATGGTCCGCAGCGCTCGATATCCAGGTGAAACCGCCGCCGCCTGCCTGACAAGGCTCGGACCGGCGGCAATCGCCAAGGCTTACCGACAAACTGAACAACGGAAATGA
- a CDS encoding DUF1636 family protein has protein sequence MDQNSSFSAGTTDIASGDNDALTGVTVIVCASCRDETGSDAHPRAGELLAEDTRRAAAGDIRVRTAECLGNCKRRLSAAILRDGCWSYVFGDLTATSGADLVTGAKLFATSADGLIPWRGRPDSLKRGLVARIPPLDMLKD, from the coding sequence TTGGACCAGAACAGCAGTTTTTCGGCTGGCACAACGGACATTGCGTCCGGCGACAACGACGCCCTGACCGGCGTGACCGTCATCGTCTGCGCCTCCTGCCGCGATGAGACCGGTTCCGACGCCCATCCGCGCGCCGGCGAATTGCTGGCTGAGGACACACGCCGCGCCGCTGCCGGCGATATCCGGGTCCGCACCGCCGAATGTCTCGGCAATTGCAAGCGCCGCCTCAGCGCCGCGATCCTGCGCGATGGCTGCTGGAGCTATGTCTTCGGCGATCTGACCGCAACCAGCGGCGCCGACCTCGTTACCGGCGCAAAGCTCTTCGCGACTTCGGCCGACGGCCTCATCCCGTGGCGCGGCCGGCCCGATAGCCTCAAGCGCGGCCTCGTTGCCCGCATCCCACCCCTCGACATGCTGAAGGACTGA